Part of the Sebastes umbrosus isolate fSebUmb1 chromosome 3, fSebUmb1.pri, whole genome shotgun sequence genome is shown below.
TTGAGCTCTGGGCGCACGCGTAGCTGCACAGCTCACACTTGTACGGCCGCTCTCCAGTGTGACTGCGTCGGTGCACTGTCAAGTTGCTGCAGTTCTTGAACACCTTGCCGCAATACTCGCAGGTGTCACTGCGGCGGCCGTCCTTGGAGCTCGGCCTGCAGTTCCCGCCGCCGTGCGGGGTGCTGGCCCCGCTGCCGGTGCCGCTGCGTCCCGAGGCGGCCCGCTCCCCGTCCAGCTCGCCGGGTGGAGTGGAGAAGCGCAAGCTGCCGTTTTCCGACGAGTGCTCGGATGAGGAGGCGAAGGGCGATTGTCTGGAGTCCCCACCTGTGAAGTTGATGAAGGGGTCCTTGAGTTGTCGTGAGGCAGCGTAGCCAGCTAGCCACTGGGAGTACACGTTTTCCGTGTTTGGGATAGTGGGCGTGGGGGGGTCAAGGTCCTTCTCCACCTTGATGCGCTTGGACAGGGGGCTGAGGGAGCCGGGACTGACCCCTCCACTCAGCTTCCTAGACAGGCTGTCAGTGGATAGAGGTCCCAGGCCattgatggtggtggtggttccATCATCTGCTCGGTCGGACTCCAAGGCCGAGTCCTCGTCAACGGGCTCCCGGGACGAGCTGCGGCGGTGCGGATGCAGGGCCTCGCTGTTCTGGTGGTGGCGGGCCCCTTCTAGCCGCAGGCTGAAACGATAGTCATtctttccctcttcctcttcgaCTCCAGGCTTAGTCtcaatttcctcctcctccccctcctcctcttcttcttcctcttcttcctcctcctcttcttcctcctcttcctcctcctcctcctcctcttcctcctcttcttctccattTTGAGGCATCAGGCCATTGCTCTCACTCTTGAACTTGGCCACCACCGACTTGAGAGCGTCGGTGGCGCTGCCTATCAGATCACTGGTACCAGGTTCGGGGGAGCTTGCGGTCGAGAGGCCGTCATCTGACTTGGCGTTGAGCACCGAAGACTTGCTCTGACAGTGCGTCTTCATGTGTCGTTTCAGTTTGCTGGCCTGGGTGCAGGCGTGGTTACAGAGGTGACACTTGAATGGCTTTTCCCCCGTGTGGCTTCGCCGGTGAACGATTAGGTTGCTCTGGAACTTGAAGGTCTTCCCGCAGAACTCACAAGACTTCGACTTGAGAGGTGTGCCCGGTTGGGCCGCATTGGATACGGCATTGGGCGTGGAGCGTGAGCCAGAAGGTGactgagaggtggagaggggaGGCGTAGCTGAAAATGGAGGCTTTGAACCTGGCTGGAATGGCTGCAGCAGCCGTTGCATAGGGCTGGGCCGGTTAGGGGAGAGAGGCGGGGAAGCCCCAGTGGCATTCCCAGCCAGCTCACGTAGACGTCTAGAGAAGTCCATTGGAGGCGCTTCTATTGGCACTGAGTTGAGCCTCATCACCCTGTCAAAAGCGCTGGGATGGTGGGTTGCCAGGGCCAGGTCGTCGGGGCTGAGGTGGTGGCGCGGTGGCGGGCTGAACAGAGGTGGGGTTCGGGGGTAACGTCCCTCGCGAGGCGTGGTCGCCGACTCCCGGCCAGACCCAGAGCCCGGCATCCTCAAGAGGCTATAAGGACTGCCATCAGCCAAGTGGACGGCATGGAGCGGAGGCTGGGAGGAGGCACAGTCACCCCCCATCCCAGGAGCTGCAGCCACGCGGGGGGTGAGGGGGCTGCCAGGTTCGCTCTCCAGATAGATGCGGAAGCCGTGGGTGTTCTGGGCATGCTGGAGCAGGAACCAGGCACTGGTGAAGGGCTGCTTACAGGTGGTGCAGGTGTAACTGCTGGGCTCATCTttatctgacaaaaaaagggacagagagagagaaacatttttaattgacctgttaaaatgataaatattacTGATGAATAACTAACTGACATAACACTAGAGCTGTAGAATCATTCAAAAAGATTCATAACACttcaacaattaaataaaatatggaaTAAAAATGTCCATTATGATCGACAAACACTGAGGGAATGAGGCTGAATTTAGCATTcactctgatttttttttcatcttctagctagggctgccaatcgattaaaatatttaatcgcgatcatGTCCATAGGTAATCATGAtcaattgcaattaatcacacatttttatctgttaaaatgtaacttaaagggagatttgtcaagtatttaatactcttatcaacatgggagtgggcaaatatgcttgctttatgcaaatgtatgtatatatttattattggaaattaattaacaacacaaaacaatgacaaatattgtccagaaaccgtcacaggtactgcattaaacataaaatcataacaaatgctcaaatcataacatggcaaactgcagcccaacaggcaacaacagctgtcagtgtgtcagtgtgctgatttgactatgacctGCTCTAAACTGCATggtattatcataaagtgggcatgtctgtaaagaggagactcgtgggtacacacaGAAcaatttttcattcacatatctagaggtcagaggtcaagggccccttgccagtttttacttgccaaaatttagcgcaagtttggagcagtATTTATCGTCcctcgtgacaagctagtatgacatacatagttggtaccaatgatttctttaggttttctagtttcatacaacctccaaaagatcgattgtgttttTGGCGTTTAAACAGAtctgcattaacgcattattatcgtgtttGACAGCCCTCCTTCTagcactttcaaaataaaacccctTTACATCACCAATTATTTCTGGACATAAATTACGCTGATGCTTGTAAATGTATTTGAAAAATCTTGAACATCGCAACAAAATTAGATGAAAATGATTTTGTTCACACGGAGGAATAAATCTTCCTTTTTACTTTTGTGATCATTAAGCATGACTGAATCCTAACACACTGCacaatgcattttaaaacaagCAACAAAACCTGAGCTCCTGAactataacacattaaaaatgcattttaaatcttttttttttttcaaccagcaTTCACTTCCAGTGGGTGTATGCTTCACaaaagaatgaataaaacaataatgaGAGATATCTCAGGCAGCAAATACACAATTTACACAGTTGAGAAAGCATAGGAATATTTCAAACAATAATTGACTTTCAATAGCACTTGCACGCTGACCGGAGATTTGCCTGACAATGCACGCCTAATCTCGTTAAACACACTCATCTCCCCTCCAATGCCATGTTTACAGAATTAGCGAGGCTAAAGTGGGACATGTATCTGATGCTGCATATTAATGCTGAATACAAATAAGAGGTCACATGTTAATAAATTGTACCGGCGTTTATCacgaaaaaacacacattcacagggCGAAGAAGCGAAGGGGGGAAATTGtgtttgagtgtttgtgtgtgggcgGGCGGGGAGGCTCCtataaaaatgcatttcatgCATTACTTTTCTATTTCTGATATTTCATGCTTTATGGATTTATTTAAATCCTCTCAGGTGAATAGAAAAGGAGAAGAAGGGGGAAAGCAGAAGTGAGAGATATGCAAAATAAGAAGCATCCGCCACTTGCAAATGTGCTCCCTCTTTCATCTTTTGCCTTTCTTatcctttcttctcttttttttttttttttttcaccgtAGGGCATTTTTCTGAAGTCATTTGCAGACACTGAATCCAAAACCATGGCCATACTGTGCTGGAGAGGGAGaacaagggagagagagagacgaagataggccacgtgtgtgtgtgtgtgtgtgtgtgtgtgtgtgtgtgattgcgaCTATGAACGATCCCTAAGATGGTGGATGGACAGTCGTGCATGTTTTAAGCCTGCTGTGGCTGAGAGACAAAGGGGTGAAGAAGGGGCAGAAAGAGAAGACGGCCGCCGGGAGAAAAGAGGCATGTTGTGGATGAGCAATACACGGAACAGATTGGCGTTTTTGTGGTTCTCCTTTCTGTCTCATGTGTCCGCGGCCGCCATGGCCCCCTCCGAACAATCTCACTTAAAGACCAGAACGCGGCATAAAATGTGCACCTAATCAAACCTCCACGCAAACCTTTTTCTCTTGACTGAAAAGAGTTGGAAGGGGGGTATACTGGTAAATTATGGATCATTACAATCTGCAAAAATTACAGTTAATTGCTGCCACCTGCAAGGGGCTTTGACCCACTATGGAATTTTTCCATCATAAAAAAGCCATTTGCCCATACACGTTTTTGCTCCCTCTCTCATAAGCACAAATAAAATGTGCCCATTACACTGGCTTTGGCTATATGTATGTTTCCTATGATtatgtgtgtgcttttatgGCTTTAAATAGAAAGCCCCATATCACTCGTAAAACGGTGGCAATAACCTGGCCTCTCCTGTTCACTTTGCTTTGATTTGCACACACTTCCTCAGCCCTTCTGTCTTAATGTGTGAGCAGAGAGTGCGTATGCATGAGGAGGAAAATAGATGAATTTTTGCTGTTATTGTGAAGgacgagagaggagggagatgtGGGGAGGGTTGGGGGTTGGCTCGAATGTCGTCTTCCCCTCCGAGACACAGCCGCGTCCGTCAGAGGAAAGAAAGCGCTGAGGGATTCGTGGAAGCGAAGGAGGTAGGGGAAAAGGAAAGGGAGCGAAGAAGGGAGAGAAGTGTGGCGTGAAGGGGACATTCTTAATGACAACCCACCACGTTTCTGAAGGACACGAGAGCCACAACAGAGCACTTCAAAGCCCGGAGTCAATTCATTTTCTTATGTATCAAAAACAGCATGTCTGGCGCTATGCAATCACAAGCCCATCTATGGACATTTGACAAACTGTGCTCACGCCACGAGCGGCGACAATAACTGTTATCCCCGTCCAGGCAGTGGACACATTGATGGGCACCAACAAGCCAGACCAAAGCATGCCCGGATTCACAACAACGGCAGAGAGGGTATCGAAATAAGCCTGCGACTGTCCTTGATGGCTGCCCTCAAAGGGATGGAGGGACAGTTATTCAAAAGGAGAAAAGACATTCTGACAAGGCGTTTGACGGCCTTGaaggtttctttctttttgtaagAAGAGCAGAGAACTGTGTGAGGGAGGAAGGATGATCTTATAAACGAGTCTGTCCTCTAATGGAATAAAGGAGAgctccctctcgctctctccgtCTGTTTCTCTCCTTCCATTAAGTCTGTGGAGAGTTAGGGCTGGAGAGCAGGAGAGCCGGGGCTAAGGCTGGATCTCCAGGTCCCTTTGAAATAGgatcagcagagaggagaaaccACACTGACAACCCCTTAGCTGCCATTTCATGGCAGGGGCTGAGACTTTGGGGGAGAGAAGACAGAAAGCATATAGGAGAAGTGGGAGAGGGGCAGGGGGATCAGGAGCAGAAAAAGAAGGAAGAACGATAATCACgaaaaagagaaatataaaGAACTAAAGAGGCACAGTCAAAGGGAGAGAAAGGGGGGGTTAACAACTCCTTCAAAGCCATTTCAGCACATTGCAACACAAAGCAGAGGGAGGCTAGTGTCTAACGGACACTGCTATCAGGAAGAGAATATGATCCGTGCAAAAAGCACAAGGCCGACTGACACTAGGGCAGAGGGGAAATGATGGCGCCTTAAACAGCAGGTACGGTCGCCTGTAGCTGCTGACACCAAATTCACACCGTCGTCCTAGACAGCAGTGTTGACCAGACAATACACATGAGCAGTCTAGGAAGCATCATGTACACTTTGCTCATGCAGATCGCTCTATTGTTAGTGACCCAACCCCCCAAACCCAGTCTCACACGCACTCCCTCAATCACAGAAGAACCACACCTCCCCCTTCCCCCTTTATCTCCTCagccaaaacacaacacaaacaaacaaaacgccACGACGACCACGACGACCACGACGACCACGACCACGACCACGACCACGACCCAGTGCTGGCAGGTTAACGGTGCGTTAAAGAAAAATCATCAACTGTCTCGTCCTCCCTTCATCTCTCAATCAAACCCGCCACCAGAGTTGCCAAGTCCGCTTGACTTTGGGCTTGTCCTCTTGAAAAGTCgcttacaaatattggtagtCGTGGGTTGCgtttttttgggcttgtttctgtgtagttgcttatttgggctcctatctctctcctctatacccgtcttgtttgttttcttcgtGGGTTGATGGAGTTTAGCTAACAATGCCAGCTACTAAGTGGAAATATGGCAAAAGGTACAACAAAGCCTGGGAAAAGGTGGAGTGGATTTAAAGACAGGAATCGTCCTCAAGTGGGGGACGATTCGAAGGCAGTTTGCCAATTTTGTAAGTGTGATATACGAGCACATCATGCCAATCTGGTTAGACAAGAAAGAAcaagaacattttaatttacaagcaaaaaaatgaaataaaatgaaaagaaatgcatgcaatccaaaataaattcatacatatacatgaagtgatgaagtggccgcttctctctctcatattgtgTTAGGTTAGCTTGTTTCTCTtgcgagatctggcaacactgcccGCCACCCGTCCCTTCTCCCTCAAACTTTCCAGCCACGCATCCAAAAAGCTAGCAGACTTTGGCTTGAcctccatttttttttgtttgtttcgtCCTTGACCAAGCCTGATAGCGGGCTCAGGCCGTCCTGGTGTGACCACCACACAGCTCTCACTGATATTGGTCATTTAGCTAATGGAGGAACGAGCTAACAGGATTAGCTCGCAGGCCTTATCcaaaaggaggaaggaggaaggaggaaggcaCAGAGACAGGGGGGGGGACGCAGCATGTCGCCGCCATTTCCCTAAAGCCATCAGTCGCCTGGGGCCTCTggagcactcacacacacctgaaaaGTGATTATGCTAATAGCGGGTCTTTGCCAATATTCATAAGTGTTTATAGGTGTTGGAGTGAGTGCCTTGGGAAGACGGAGGGTTGTCAATACAGTGCCTCTTAAGAGTGCCTCAGCCGTAGCTGGCGTTAATGTGATTACTACTCTGTTTATGTCATTAGGGTATTCGCAGTCAGGGATTGGACCGGGGTGAAGGGGGAAGCAGGAGAGGACAGGTTGGGGAAGAAGGTGGGGGAATTAGTGGAGGCTCCGAGGCACCCATTAGAGCGCTTCTTTAGCGTCCTGCGTTTTCTTAATCCAGCCTGTCGTACATGACTTTCACCCAACTCAAAAGTCTGAACTAAAATCACTCATCAGGGGCtttaagctggggacacaccaacccgacatcaaagaactagcggcaacgAAAGGCCGGCCGTTGAGTCGTCTCACATCGCCTTTGTcatggccaaaaagttgcactcgaacacaccgcaaagacgactgccaacggccaactaccacgttcGTAGCAGAGATATCTCTGCATCCGTTTTTTGAAAATACCTGATAGAGCAGCTGGCTGGCCTTGACCTTCCTCCTCacttctctacctctctctgtttgtttccctgccacggccacacacacacaccagggctCATATACACTCGCTTCTTTGTCCCAGGACCAGACTGGTTGTGGTGCGCTCAGCCACTGGCCACAGACAAAAGGCTTGTTTGACCAACACTTGTTCCTGAGACAAAGCCGGATGCAGGAAATACGGTTTACTAAACAGAAAGCCAGCCAGAGGGAAGAGAACAGGCCTAAATCCCGGCCTTTTACAAGTCTGATGTGGACAGGGGGGGCGGAGGGGGGTGACGCTGGCTGGTGTTGGAGTCACACATTGCACAACTGGGGGAAGCTGACCACTAACCACTACACTCATCGGAGGGAACAGAAGGAGACGTAGAAAAGAGGCagtaagaaaaagaaatagCTAAGAAAGAGGTAAACCGGGACAAGAGAAGCCTAGCTGGCATGAACAAGCAAGGTGGCGGAGGCGGGGGAGGCAGATCTCCAGATAAAGATGCATGGTGGTCTTTGAGGGCCTGTGCCCAGTATAAAGTAATCTGCTGGCTGTTGCTTTGTCTCCAATCAGACTTTCACACTTCTTACCTTTCCTTTCCCCTTTTCCTGAAAGTTGATAAGAGCAACAGTGGAACTGAGGCGTCTCTCTGAGCCACTAAGGAACCATTATGGACAGATGGCGCCCACACAGGGGCCCGTGAATGCACGCACAAtagacaaatgtgtgtgtgtgtgtgtgtgtgctggtttTTCATATGCGTTTGCTTTTGCATGCGTGTGAGTCTTTAATGGGAATGCATGCTCATTATTAGCGAGTATGACCACGACTTTGTCCATGTATGCATGCAttcgtgtgtgtgcgtgtgtgtgcgtgtgtgtatatggACATTAGTATGGACTACACTTGCTacaatcattttaaaattagCATCGCCCTGCGCTGTCTGTTTCCCTGCGTAACCCTACTCCCTTTCATCTTCTCTCGGTTGAACTGCGTTTGAACTGACCATCCATCCACCCCTCTGTccgtccgtctctctctccctccatctacCCATCCATTCCGACTAAGCCCAGCTGGGTGGCTTCGTGCTTGGGTGCGGCTCGGTCCGGCAGACCTTATAATAGCCTGGGCCAGGCGCGTCTCTGATGCAGATCATTATTTGCTCTCTGCTTACCGGCGACGGTGGGAGGCCGCGCGCTGTTGTTTCTCATCCGAGCTCTAATGGTACAGTGAAAAGACCTCTGGGCTTCTAAGCTTAACCAGTCTAATTAAATGGACCATCGCTTATGTAAGCATCCGCAGAGATTATTTATTGAGTTGGGATCCGCTTCACAGGATCAAAACCGCCGTCAACAAAAAAGCCAACGCTCAACGGAGTAGGTATTAAATAAAGGAGTGGAATCAAAGAAACTGCAAACTGCCAAGTGTCAGTTTAAGCACACATATCCAGGTACATAAGAAGACTTAATCAAGCAGGGGTATTTTTGGACTCGGGCAATATCCCAGATGGGTGAGGAGTCTCTGAGCACTTCAGAGGGGAAATGTGAAAAGTGTTCTGTCAAAGAAAAGATATGTCTCAATAAACTACAGCTCAAGGGGAGGAGGGTAAAGTAAAGTAGGCTAATGaagaatataacaaaaaaaaacagaatgcaATAGCACACAATAGAGCAGACATGTTTGCCTTCTTTACTTTCAAAATACTGCAGCATTCAGATGAGCATCCGCTGT
Proteins encoded:
- the LOC119484035 gene encoding B-cell lymphoma/leukemia 11A-like produces the protein MSRRKQGKPQHLSKREFSPEPLSGILPEEDSQDSPRLGVAQGEPLKGDQDLLTCGQCHSRFPLADILLFIEHKRRQCHGSLCTDKPLDRPPSSPLASPLSTSSSHSRTHHQHHPRRACHPVEVAVQVSPRDEDCLSTPLQGIIPKQENITDKDEPSSYTCTTCKQPFTSAWFLLQHAQNTHGFRIYLESEPGSPLTPRVAAAPGMGGDCASSQPPLHAVHLADGSPYSLLRMPGSGSGRESATTPREGRYPRTPPLFSPPPRHHLSPDDLALATHHPSAFDRVMRLNSVPIEAPPMDFSRRLRELAGNATGASPPLSPNRPSPMQRLLQPFQPGSKPPFSATPPLSTSQSPSGSRSTPNAVSNAAQPGTPLKSKSCEFCGKTFKFQSNLIVHRRSHTGEKPFKCHLCNHACTQASKLKRHMKTHCQSKSSVLNAKSDDGLSTASSPEPGTSDLIGSATDALKSVVAKFKSESNGLMPQNGEEEEEEEEEEEEEEEEEEEEEEEEEEEEGEEEEIETKPGVEEEEGKNDYRFSLRLEGARHHQNSEALHPHRRSSSREPVDEDSALESDRADDGTTTTINGLGPLSTDSLSRKLSGGVSPGSLSPLSKRIKVEKDLDPPTPTIPNTENVYSQWLAGYAASRQLKDPFINFTGGDSRQSPFASSSEHSSENGSLRFSTPPGELDGERAASGRSGTGSGASTPHGGGNCRPSSKDGRRSDTCEYCGKVFKNCSNLTVHRRSHTGERPYKCELCSYACAQSSKLTRHMKTHGQMGKDVYKCEICHMPFSVYSTLEKHMKKWHSDRPLANDIKTE